From the genome of Yersinia enterocolitica, one region includes:
- a CDS encoding MarR family transcriptional regulator, translated as MATSKNVPQQEDQRLHQAIEQFYFGYRTFTELPDKLLAQRGLGRVHHRILYFVGHNPDIAINALLGILKISKQALNAPLKQLVKMELITVTTAEYDQRVRQLSLSPAGKKLESQLTETQMQLLRQVFQQLGKETETAWLQVMQCLNKD; from the coding sequence ATGGCAACCTCCAAAAACGTCCCGCAACAGGAAGACCAACGACTGCATCAAGCCATCGAACAGTTCTATTTTGGTTATCGGACATTTACTGAACTACCGGATAAATTACTGGCTCAGCGAGGATTAGGTCGGGTTCACCACCGCATCCTGTACTTTGTCGGACACAATCCTGATATCGCCATCAATGCCTTGTTGGGAATTCTGAAAATCAGCAAACAAGCGCTTAATGCACCATTAAAACAATTAGTTAAAATGGAGCTAATCACGGTTACCACCGCCGAATATGATCAAAGAGTGCGGCAGTTATCTCTCTCCCCCGCCGGTAAAAAGCTTGAATCTCAATTAACAGAGACACAAATGCAACTGCTACGACAGGTATTCCAACAACTGGGAAAAGAAACAGAAACAGCGTGGCTGCAAGTTATGCAATGTCTTAATAAGGATTGA
- a CDS encoding glyoxalase — MEGKPYTPRSHIAFRAASKNEVNQFYNAAMEAGAISNGEPGYRPHYHENYYAAFVLDPDGYNIEAVYHGK, encoded by the coding sequence ATGGAAGGTAAACCTTATACCCCAAGAAGCCATATCGCTTTCCGTGCTGCAAGCAAAAATGAGGTCAATCAATTCTATAATGCTGCCATGGAAGCTGGTGCAATATCGAATGGAGAGCCTGGCTACCGTCCTCATTATCATGAAAACTATTATGCTGCATTTGTTCTTGATCCAGATGGTTACAATATTGAAGCTGTCTATCATGGCAAATAA
- a CDS encoding CDP-diacylglycerol--glycerol-3-phosphate 3-phosphatidyltransferase, whose amino-acid sequence MQLNIPTWLTLFRVVLIPFFVLAFYLPFVWAPMVCAIIFVFAAATDWFDGFLARRWKQTTRFGAFLDPVADKVMVAIALVLVAEHYHVWWITLPAATMIAREIIISSLREWMAEIGKRSSVAVSWIGKVKTTAQMGSLVGLLWRPDHNVELASFVLLYIAAVLTFWSMFQYLNAAWNDLLEP is encoded by the coding sequence ATGCAATTGAATATACCGACTTGGCTTACCCTGTTTCGTGTTGTACTCATCCCATTCTTCGTTCTGGCGTTTTATCTGCCATTCGTTTGGGCTCCGATGGTTTGTGCCATCATATTTGTGTTTGCAGCAGCAACCGATTGGTTTGATGGCTTTTTAGCGCGCCGCTGGAAACAAACTACCCGTTTTGGGGCTTTTCTTGACCCTGTGGCGGATAAAGTTATGGTTGCCATCGCATTAGTGTTGGTCGCTGAGCATTATCATGTCTGGTGGATCACTCTACCGGCGGCAACTATGATTGCCCGTGAAATCATCATTTCTTCCCTGCGTGAGTGGATGGCTGAAATCGGTAAGCGCAGCAGTGTTGCGGTGTCATGGATTGGTAAAGTGAAAACCACGGCTCAAATGGGTTCGCTGGTTGGCTTACTTTGGCGCCCAGACCATAATGTTGAGCTCGCCAGCTTTGTTCTTCTCTACATTGCTGCGGTACTGACATTCTGGTCAATGTTTCAATATTTAAACGCCGCCTGGAATGATTTGCTCGAACCTTGA
- the uvrC gene encoding excinuclease ABC subunit UvrC (The UvrABC repair system catalyzes the recognition and processing of DNA lesions. UvrC both incises the 5' and 3' sides of the lesion. The N-terminal half is responsible for the 3' incision and the C-terminal half is responsible for the 5' incision), giving the protein MTDCFDSKEFLKTVTSQPGVYRMYDKTGTVIYVGKAKDLKKRLTSYFRAQVASRKTETLVKNIAQIDVTVTHTETEALLLEHNYIKLYQPRYNVLLRDDKSYPLIFLSADTHPRLAIHRGAKHEKGEYFGPFPNSYAVRETLALLQKLFPVRQCENSVYRNRSRPCLQYQIGRCSGPCVAGLVSDDEYQRQVDYVRLFLSGKDQQVLTQLISRMEEASQSLHFEDAARIRDQIQAVRRVTEQQFVSGDNEDLDVIGVAFDAGLACVHVLFIRQGKVLGSRSYFPKVPAGTELSEVVQTFVGQFYLQGSQGRTLPGEILLDFTLEEKDLLASSLSELAGRKIQIQSRPRGDRARYLKLARTNASTALITRLSQQSTIHQRMKELAKILNLDEINRMECFDISHTMGEQTVASCVVFDANGPVRSEYRRYNISGITPGDDYAAMSQVLKRRYGKSLDDKKIPDVIFIDGGKGQLSQAFDVFASLTVEWDKQKPLLVGVAKGSDRKAGLETLFLEAQGEGFSLPPDSPALHLIQHIRDDSHNHAITGHRQRRAKVKNTSALETIEGVGPKRRQILLKYMGGLQPLLNASVEEIAKVPSISQALAEKIYNALKH; this is encoded by the coding sequence GTGACTGATTGTTTCGATTCTAAAGAGTTTTTGAAAACTGTCACCAGCCAACCTGGTGTTTACCGTATGTATGATAAGACGGGGACAGTTATTTATGTCGGCAAAGCAAAAGACCTCAAGAAACGTCTGACGAGTTATTTCCGTGCTCAGGTTGCCAGTCGAAAAACAGAGACCTTGGTTAAGAATATTGCTCAAATTGATGTGACCGTGACACATACAGAAACGGAAGCACTGCTGCTTGAGCATAACTATATCAAGCTTTATCAGCCTCGTTACAACGTACTGTTGCGTGATGATAAGTCATATCCTCTTATTTTCTTGAGTGCGGATACTCACCCGCGCTTAGCTATTCATCGCGGTGCTAAGCATGAGAAGGGTGAGTATTTTGGCCCGTTCCCGAACTCTTATGCTGTCCGCGAAACCTTGGCATTATTGCAAAAACTTTTTCCAGTAAGGCAGTGTGAAAACAGTGTCTACCGCAATCGTTCACGGCCTTGTCTGCAATATCAGATTGGCCGTTGTTCAGGCCCTTGTGTTGCAGGTCTTGTGAGCGATGATGAGTACCAACGCCAGGTTGATTATGTGCGTTTGTTCCTCTCGGGCAAAGACCAACAGGTACTGACACAACTGATTTCCCGGATGGAGGAAGCCAGTCAATCGTTGCATTTCGAAGATGCGGCGCGTATTCGAGATCAAATACAAGCAGTAAGGCGAGTTACTGAACAGCAATTCGTTTCGGGCGACAATGAAGATCTTGATGTTATCGGTGTGGCGTTTGATGCCGGGTTAGCTTGTGTCCATGTGCTATTTATTCGACAAGGGAAAGTGCTGGGAAGCCGGAGTTACTTCCCGAAAGTTCCTGCTGGGACTGAGCTCAGTGAAGTCGTTCAGACCTTTGTTGGGCAGTTTTATTTGCAAGGAAGCCAGGGGCGAACGCTCCCAGGTGAGATCTTGCTGGACTTTACCCTAGAGGAAAAGGATCTGCTGGCTTCCTCTCTTTCTGAGTTGGCCGGAAGAAAAATTCAGATCCAAAGCCGTCCTCGGGGGGATCGAGCGCGTTACCTTAAACTTGCGCGCACAAATGCCTCTACTGCGTTGATTACTCGTTTATCGCAGCAATCAACAATACATCAGCGAATGAAAGAGTTAGCCAAGATTCTTAATCTTGATGAGATCAATCGTATGGAATGTTTTGATATCAGCCATACGATGGGAGAGCAGACTGTCGCGTCTTGTGTCGTATTTGATGCAAATGGTCCTGTACGTTCGGAATATAGACGCTACAATATTAGTGGCATAACGCCCGGTGATGATTATGCGGCGATGTCTCAAGTGCTTAAACGTCGATATGGTAAGTCATTAGATGACAAAAAAATTCCTGATGTTATTTTCATTGACGGAGGGAAAGGCCAACTGTCTCAGGCTTTTGACGTGTTTGCTTCTCTCACCGTTGAGTGGGATAAGCAAAAACCATTATTGGTCGGCGTTGCTAAGGGAAGTGATCGAAAAGCGGGGCTGGAAACATTGTTCCTGGAGGCGCAAGGGGAGGGGTTCTCGTTGCCACCAGATTCACCAGCATTGCATTTGATTCAACATATCCGAGATGACTCGCATAACCATGCTATCACCGGACATAGGCAGCGTCGTGCTAAAGTAAAAAATACCAGTGCATTAGAAACGATAGAGGGAGTTGGCCCTAAACGGCGGCAAATTTTGCTGAAGTATATGGGGGGACTGCAACCTTTACTGAATGCTAGCGTCGAGGAAATTGCAAAAGTGCCGAGTATTTCACAAGCATTGGCAGAAAAAATCTACAATGCATTGAAACACTGA
- a CDS encoding two-component system response regulator UvrY, with protein sequence MISVLLVDDHELVRAGIRRILEDIKGIKVAGEMQCGEDAVKWCRSHVVDIVLMDMNMPGIGGLEATRKILRFSPDTKVIMLTIHTENPLPAKVMQAGAGGYLSKGAAPQDVVTAIRAVHSGQRYIASDIAQQMALGQLEPPAETPFSCLSERELQIMLMITKGQKVNDISEQLHLSPKTVNSYRYRMFSKLNISGDVELTHLAIRHGLFNAETLSNSD encoded by the coding sequence TTGATTAGCGTTCTTCTTGTTGATGACCACGAACTGGTGCGCGCAGGGATTCGACGCATTCTTGAAGATATCAAGGGTATCAAAGTAGCGGGCGAGATGCAGTGTGGTGAAGATGCGGTAAAATGGTGCCGTAGCCATGTTGTTGATATCGTTTTGATGGATATGAATATGCCCGGTATCGGCGGGTTGGAAGCAACTCGTAAGATTTTGCGTTTTTCTCCAGATACTAAAGTTATCATGCTAACCATCCATACTGAAAATCCGCTGCCCGCAAAAGTCATGCAGGCTGGTGCCGGTGGGTATTTAAGTAAGGGGGCAGCACCTCAGGATGTTGTTACGGCTATCCGTGCGGTTCATTCGGGGCAACGCTACATTGCTTCTGATATTGCGCAGCAGATGGCCTTGGGTCAGTTAGAGCCTCCAGCCGAAACGCCTTTTAGTTGTTTGTCAGAGCGTGAGTTACAAATTATGCTCATGATAACGAAAGGCCAAAAGGTGAACGACATTTCGGAACAACTTCATCTGAGTCCGAAAACGGTGAACAGCTATCGCTACCGGATGTTTAGCAAGCTTAATATAAGTGGTGACGTTGAATTGACCCATCTGGCCATTCGCCACGGTCTGTTTAACGCGGAGACGTTGTCTAATAGTGACTGA